The sequence below is a genomic window from Candidatus Polarisedimenticolaceae bacterium.
TCGAGGTCAAGGAATGAGCGAAGCCTCCCGCGACCGCATCCTCGACGCCGCCGAACGGCTCTTCGCCGAGAAGGGCTTCGAAGGGGCCTCGGTGCGCGACCTCGCCGCCGCCGCCGGGGTCAACCTCGCCGCGATCAACTACCACTTCGGGGGGAAGGAGGCGCTGTACCGCGCGGTCGGCGAGCGCCTCATGAACGAACTGCGCGAGCGCCGCCTGAAGGCGATTCGCGAGGCGCTCGAGGCCCCGGACGCCACGCTCGAGAGCGTGCTTCGCGCCTTCGCGTGGCAGATCTTCCGCCCGCTCGACGACCGCGGGCGCGCGCGCAGCTTCATCCAGCTCGCGCACCGCGAGATGGCCGAGCCGCGCCTCGCCCCGGAGTTCTGCAACGAGAACATTGTCGATCCGATCGAGCGCGCCCT
It includes:
- a CDS encoding CerR family C-terminal domain-containing protein, yielding MSEASRDRILDAAERLFAEKGFEGASVRDLAAAAGVNLAAINYHFGGKEALYRAVGERLMNELRERRLKAIREALEAPDATLESVLRAFAWQIFRPLDDRGRARSFIQLAHREMAEPRLAPEFCNENIVDPIERALEDTVRRFEPRLAPEDARFAVHVFIGQLFHVVEMASWLGTLDDERSFGFPFDELADRIVAFTAAGIRGTAGGRA